Part of the Desulfolutivibrio sulfoxidireducens genome is shown below.
CCCAGCGAGCGCACAAACGCCAGCTTGGCCGCGTCCTCGGGACCCGGGGACAGCACCGTGACCGAGGCCGGAAGCCCGGAAAGGGCCCCAGCCACCGTGCCGAAGGTGTCGGCCGTGACCACATGCACGGTCATGATCCCGGCCAGGGCCGAAAGCCGCTCGGCCACCCCGGGCACAAGCGCGCCGTCCCCGGCCAGGGTGCCGTTGTAGTCCAGGACCAGATGGGCCAGGGACAGGGTGCCGAAGCCGGGAATACTCGCCGTGAACATCAGTGACCGCCTCCCTCTTTCTCGCGGGCATGTTCCCGAAGCCACGCCGCGAACGCCGCCTCATCCATCCCGCCACCGGCCAGGGCCAGGACGGCGGCCGCCGTATCCGCCTCGGGCGCGGCCAATTCCCAGCCATTGAGGTCCAAAAAGACGTAGGCCGCGAGAAACCCTGTCCGCTTGTTGCCGTCAACGAACGGATGGTTGCGGACCAGGCCAAAGGCGTAGGCCGCCGCCAAATCAAAGGCATCGGGGTCGCCGTAGCCCAGGAGATGTCGGGGCCTGGCCAGGGCCGAGTCAAGCAGCCCGTCATCCCGCATGCCGGTTCCCCCGCCATGCTCGGCGATCTGTTCATCATGCGCGGCCGCGACCGCCATGGCCGAGAGCCATCGCCAGCCCATTATTTCGCCAGTTCCCGCAGCGCGTTGCGATACCGGGCCATGCCCTTGCGGGCCGACTCCATCTGGGCCTCGAATTCCGGGTCGTAGGGCGTGACGAAATAGCCCTGAGCCGTTTCGGTGAGATACACGCTGTCGCCCTTTTTGACCTTGAGCCGGGCGGCGACCTCCTTGGGAAGGATCAGGCCCGTGGAGTTCCCGATCCGGGTGACGGTGGCCCGCATGCGATCTCCTTGTGTATAAACAAAAGTTAGAACCTTGTCCGCGCCCGGTCAAGGCCAGACGCCGCGCGGCGGCGTATCAGCCGCCCGGAAGCACCGCGTCCCAGCGTGACCCAACCTGGAGGTCTTCGTCCAGGCCGTCCGCTCACGGAGCCTGCCGCCCATCCGAAAGGGTTCCGTTCTTCCCGTCCGGACCGCCCTCCACGATCACGAACACGTCCATGCGCAGCCCCACGGGCAGGCCCGGCTCGTCCAGGTCGATAAGCGCCTCCAGGATGCGGGTGTCGTTTTTCTCGGCCGGGTCGTCCGTGCGCACGTTCTTGCGCCCCAATATCTTGGCCACCCGGAACACCGTGCCCCAGAATTTGCGCTCGCCGTAGGCGTCGGCCACCAGGTACGCCCGCTGCCCCTCGCGCACCTTGGCGATGTCCTTCTCGTCCACGTCGGCCCGCGCCCGAATCCGGGAAATGTCCCCCACCGTCACCACCGGGGTGTCGAAGGACACCGAGACCATCTCCCCGGCCCGCCTGTGCTTGCGCAGCACCACCCCGTCGATGGGCGAACGGATCTCGGCCTTGGCCGCGTAGGCCTTGGCCCGATCCAGACTGGCCCGGGCCTCGTCCGCCTGGGCCCAGGCCCTTTTGATGTCCTCGGAGCGGGAGGGGTCGTCCACCAGATGGAACCGCTGCCGGGCCGCCTCCACCCGCTGCCGGGAGACCAGATATTCCCGCTCCGCCCGGTCCGCCTCCTCCGGGGCCAGGACCTCGCCGGCCAAAAGCCTCTCGCGCCGTTCGTGCTCGATCTTGGCCTGGCGCATGACCGTCGTGGCCTCGGCCAGGGCCGCCTGGGCCTCCTTGCGCTCCATGCTCCGGGCCCCGGCCAGAATCTTTTCGAGTTCGGCCTCGCGGGCGGCCAGCGCGGCCTCGGCCGCGGCCACGGCGGCCCGGAGATCCGCGTCCCACAGTTTGGCCAGCACCTGGTCGCGGCGCACCGCGTCGCCCTCTTCGACCAGAACGTCGGTGATCTTGCCGGCGATGTCGAAGCCCAGGCGCATCTCCTCGGAAACCGGCTCCACCCGCCCCGGCGCGGCCACCCAGACCATCCCGGAATTTTTTCCCTGGGCGGTCGGGGACGGCCCGGATTCGCCATCGGCCGTCTTCCCCGAGGCCACGGTCCCGGCCCCAGCGGGCACGGAGGTCTCCACGCCGGCCAGGGCCGCCCCGGCCAGGGCCCAGGCGGCAATCACCGCCGCGACATACCGAAGATATCGAATGCTCATGCCGCAACACCGCCTTGGGTGATGACGCCGTCCTCGATGTGCACGATCCTGTCCGCGAATTCCAGGATGCGCGGGTCGTGGGTGACGATGACCACGGCCCGGCCGCGCTCCAGGGCCAATTGCCGCAAAAGCCCGATGATCATGCGTCCGTTCTGGGAATCCAAGGCCGCCGTGGGCTCGTCGGCCAAAATGATCTCCGGCTCCCCGGCCAGGGCCCGGGCGATGGCCACCCGCTGCTTCTGGCCGCCGCTTAAGTCCTCGGGCAGCATGCCCGCCTTGTCCGAAAGCCCCACGGCCGCAAGCGCCGCCCGGACCCTGGCGTGGGCCTCGTCCCCCCGGACGCCTTTCAAATCCAGAGCCACCTGGACGTTCTCGGCGGCGGTCAGGGTGCGAAAGAGGTTGTAGTTCTGGAAAATGAACCCGAAATGGTCCAGGCGAAGCACCCCCAGTTCCTTCTCCGACAGCCCGGCGGCCTCGCGGCCCTTGATGCGCAGGCTGCCCGAGGTGGGCGAGAGGATGCAGCCCATGATGGACAAAAGGGTGGTCTTGCCGCTGCCCGACGGCCCCATGAACAGGGCCACCTCCCCGGCCATGACGTCCAGGTTCACCCCGCGCAGGGCCGGAACCGTGACGTGCCCGGTGCGAAAGTCCTTGGTCAGCCCGCGCACGCACACAAGCGTCCGGCCGTTTTCCCCTTCACCGGGGGAAATGCCCCGCCCTGTCCTGGTCATATCCGTTTCACGACCGTTTTTCCCTTGATCTCGGGGACATCCCACCCATACTCCGCCGGCAAACCCGGTCGGGCCGTCCTCGCGCGGCGTTCGCTGAGCACATGCTTTCGCCGGACATCTCAGAGGGTTCTTTTTGACCGCGAAACTAGCCGGCCATGACGCGATTGCGGCCGCCGCGCTTGGCTGCGTACATGGCCTTGTCCACCCGGGTCAACCAGTCCTCCAGGGACTCGCCCCGCCGGTGCTCGGCCACTCCGAGGCTTATGGTCATGCGCACCCCGTCCGGGAACAGGTGGCTTTCCACCATACACCGCAACTTTTCGGCCATACCGAAGGCGTCATGCAAGCCGGTGCGCGGCGCCAGTATCAAGAATTCCTCGCCGCCGAAACGAAACACGTAATCCACGGATCGCACATGGTGCAGGGCCAGGGACGAGAGCTCCACCAGGGCTCTGTCCCCCACACCGTGGCCCAGGCTGTCGTTGATCGCCTTGAAGTGGTCGATGTCGAACATCAGAAGCGACACGGGATCGGCATATCGTTTGGACAACTCCATCTCTCTGTTGATGACCTCGTCGAACTTGCGCCGGTTGCACAGGCCCGTCAGGGCGTCCGCCGTGGCCAGGCGTTCCAGTTCCTCGTTGGCGGCAGTCAGCTCCAGCCGGTCCGCGACGATTCTCTTTACCAGCGGCCGAAACAGCACGAACCCGATAAAGGCCAGAAGGAACATGGTCCCGGCCATGGACGCCAGTTGCAGCCGGTCGAGCAGGAGCATGGCCCGCCGGCTGGCTCCCTGGTAGGCCTCGGACACGGCGTCCAGCCTGGCCAGAAAGGCCAATCCGCCCGCGTCGAAGAGGCGGTGGACCAACTCGTAAGAAATCGGCAGCCCGGCCTCGGCCTCCTCCACCACCCGTTTTGCGAGCATCAAGAAGTCGCCCACGCGGTGATCGACCTCTTCCCTCAGTTCCCTGTCCACGTGGGCCAGGCCGGCTTTCCGGACGGCGGACAACCGTTCCTGGACCTGGGCCAGTTTCTCGATGCCCCGGCGCATCTCCAGCAGGGCCTCGGCCCGGACCTCGGGGCCGGGGGCGCGGTCCACGATCAGGCCCAGGACCACAATGCGCTGGGAAAGCGTACGCTGCCGGGCGTTGAGTTCGATCACCGCCTCGCGCTGTTTCTCGACGGCGACGATCCCGCCGAGCAGGAGGTAGGAGCCTCCAGACAAGCAGGCGATGAGTACCAGGACGCTGACGTAGCGCCAAGTCAACGCAAACTTGGTCATGGGACTCCCCGCGGGATTTTCCGGCAACCGGATCGCCCCGCCGCATTCTTGACCAACGATGGAAATACCACTGGATCAAAACGACTTCGGCTCACCGCCCCGGGGTGCCCCCCCGCTCCGTGACCGCGCGGCGGGCGCCGCATGGCCAGGCCTTTCGGGCGTGGCGCGGAAAAAAGGGGAGCAAAGAAAGGAAACCGTGTCCCTCCGCGTCTTTCCCTTACACGATCAAAAGCCCACGACGCAACCGTCCGGTGAAAACCGGCGCTCGAATTCCCGGCCCCAGGCGCACATGCGCTCCAAAATGGGGATGACGCTCTCGCCAAGCCCGGTCAGGGCGTATTCCACCCGGGGCGGCACCTCGGGGTGCACCCGGCGGCTGACCATGCCGTCGGCCTCGAGTTCCCGAAGCTGCTGGGTGAGCATCTTCTGGGTGATGTTGGGCATGGCCTTTTTGAGCTCCCCGAACCGCCTGACCCCCTCCACGTGCAACCGCCACAGGATGATCGGCTTCCACTTGCCGCCGATGACCTGCAGGCACAGCTCGATGGTGCAATAGTATTCCCGGCCGCCCAGCGTCTTGAGCGTGCAGGCGCCCTCGGACCGCGACTGTCCCCCGGTCATGTCCCTTCCCCCCGGCCCGGACGCGAACTGGCCGGGCGCGCGAACTCGCGGTCCGCGCCCATTGGTTTCTTTTTGCATACTACCATACTTTTTTGTGCCTGCTTGCTTTTTCAGTACTACTACATAAAACTGCCCCAAGTGTAAATATCGACTCTAAAGACGCACCCAAGGAGACCGCCCATGGACACCCTGGAAGCCATCCATACCCGGCGCAGCATCCGCAAATACGAACCCACGCCCCTTTCCCGCGAAGAGATCGAGACCGTGCTCCGCGCGGCCATGGCCGCGCCCAGCGCCGGAAACGCCCAGCCCTGGCGGTTCCTGGTCGTCACCGACCGGGCTCTCCTGGACGCGATCTCGGACATCCATCCCTACGTGGGCATGGTCAAGACCGCCCCGGCCGGCATCCTGGTCCTGGGCGACACCCTTCTGGAAAAATTCCCCGGCTACTGGGTCCTGGACTGCGCCGCCGCCATCCAGAACATGCTCCTGGCCGCCCGGGCCATCGGCCTGGGCACGGTGTGGACCGGCGTCTACCCGAAGCCGGACCGCGTGGAGGGCTTCTCCCGGCTTTTCTCCCTGCCAGGACACGTCATCCCCCATTCCTTCGTGGTCGTGGGACATCCGGCCCAGGAGGCCGGCCCGGTGGACCGCTTCAACCCGTCGCGCATCGACGAAAACATCTTCGTGGGCAAATAGGCCCGAAAAACATTTCCTAAAGGAGAGCACCCCATGAAAATCTCTCTTGGCGCCGAGACCCTGGCCGCCCCCACCCCGGCCTGGCTGGTCGGCACCTACGACGCGGCAGGCAAGCCCAACATCATGACCATCGCCTGGGGCGGCCTGTGCTGCTCCAAGCCCCCCTGCCTGGCCGTATCCCTGCGCGCGGCCACCTATTCCCACGCCGGCATCATGGCCCGCCGGGCCTTCACCGTGTCCATCCCCCGCGCCTCCCAGGTCGCGGCCCTGGACCACGCCGGCATGGTATCCGGAAAAAACGAGGACAAGTTCGCCACCCTGGGCCTGACCCCGGTCAAAAGCGACCTGGTGGACGCGCCCTACGTGGCCGAATGCCCCCTTACCATCGAATGCGCCGTGACCCATGTCCTGGAACTGGGGCTGCATACCCAGTTCGTGGGCGAGATCAAGGACGTCAAGGCCGACCCGGCCATCCTCGACGAAAAGGGCCGTATCGACGCGACTAAGGCCCAGTTCTTCGCCTTCATCCCGGGCGCCAGACGCTACGTGGCCCTGGGCCAGGACATTGGCGCGGCCTTTTCCATCGGCAAGACGGCGGTGAAGGAATAGGAGAAAGAGCCTCCGGCGGCCAGGGGGGAAACTTTTTGAAAAAAGTTTCCCCCCTGGACCCTCCTTCCAAAACTTTCAACACGCTTCGCGGCCCGTCCCGGCACCGGCGGCATCATCCGCGCCGCATCCCGCCTTTCCGGGCGCGCTGTGTCCGGCGCAAAGCGCCGGACACAGCGCGCCCGGAAACGGGGGGTCCGGGGGGGGAATGATTCCCCCCGGGCGGGGAGGGGGCCGGGGAGGGGGCGCAGCCCCCTCCCCGGGAAACGACGCAAAGGAGGTCGCAATGGACACGGTACGTGTGGACCCGAATGTGTTGCCGGTCATGCCGGTGTGCCTGGTCGGTTCCATGATGGACGGCAAGCCCAATTTCATGACCGCGGCCTGGCTCACCCGGCTGTCGTACACGCCGCCCATGGTGGGCGTGGCCGTCAACCAGCGCCATGCCACCCGGGAGGCCATCCTGGAGGCGGGAAGGTACAGCCTGTGCATCCCGGGCCGGGGGATGGTGGAGGCGACGGACTATTGCGGGCTGGTCTCGGGCAGAAACACGGATAAGGCGAAGCTGTTCGACGTGTTTTACGGCGATCCGGCGGGGCCGCCCATGATCCGGGAGTGCCCGTTGTGCCTGGAAGTGGCCGTGACCCAGGCTGTGGAGGTGGTCGCCAACACCTTTTTCATCGGCGAGATCACGGCCGCCCACGCCCACGCGGACGTTCTGACCGACGGGCGGCCGGACATGGCAAAAATCGACCCGCTGCTTTTGACCATGCCCGACAACCGCTATTTCGCCCTTGGCCAGGTTGTCGGAACGGCCTGGAAGGACGGAAAAAAACTAAAGGGGGAAAACGCATGAAGGTTCTGGCCGTCAACGGCAGCGCCCGCAAGAACGGCAACACCGCGATCCTGATCAACACGCTTCTGGCCGAGCTTGAGGCCGAGGGCATAGGGACCGAGCAGGTGCAGCTCGCCGGGAAGGACCTGCACGGGTGCCTGGCCTGCTACACGTGTTTCGAGACCAAGGATCGGCGGTGTATCCAGAAAAAGGACCTGGTCAACGAGCTCATTGAAAAGATGCTCGATGCCGACGGCATCGTGCTCGGCTCGCCCACCTACTTCGCCAACGTGACCACCAACATGAAGTCCCTGATCGACCGGGCCGGCATGACCTCCATCGCCAACGGCCGGATGTTCGCCCGCAAGGTGGGCGCGGCCGTGGTGGCGGCGCGCCGGGGCGGGGCCATCCACACCTTCGACTCCCTCAACCACTTCTTTTTCATCAACGAAATGATCGTGCCCGGGTCCATCTACTGGAACATGGGATTCGGCAGGGAGATCGGCGAGGTGAATTCCGACGAGGAGGGGCTTCGCACCATGAGCGCCCTGGGGAAACACATGGCCTGGCTCCTGAAAAAGATCCACGCCTAGCGTAACGTCCTCGACGTTGGCGTCCACAGGGAAAAAGGTTCCAAGAAACTTGCATGGTACGCTCTTTCTTGACAACCACTCTCGGGGTATTCAAAAGACGCGACACGGGCGTCGCGGTCACAAGACACATGCCCCTGTATGTATTGAACACGCCACTGTCATGTGACCCGATTCGCCGCCACGAAAGGCCGCAATTTTATGGCGAGCGCCGCATGAGGGGCGTTGCGGCCGGGGAGGGACCGCCGTGGCCTCCCGGTCGCATTTGACAACCCCGCCCCCCATTTGGGATAGATCGTCTTCGGACCGGGGGGACGTCCCGACGCATGGACGCCCCCCGGCCACATCCCCGGCACCGCGTACGGGCCGGCCCTTTTTCCCGCCGCCGGGGTCCCCAAGGAGAAGCCATGCCCGCCAAAACCGCTCGTGCGGTCATCATTGTGTCCGCTTTCGCCGCCCTGTCCCTTTTCACCTCCGGCTGCTCCCCCCGAACCGCAACGCAGGCCGCCCCCCCGCCCCCACAGGAGGCCTTCGAGGCCGGCAAGCAGGCCCTCGAGCAGGGCCGGTTCGATCAGGCGGCCAAGGATTTCGCCAACGCCGCAACCGATCCGGGACGGGCCGACGCCAGGTACCTTTTGGGGCTCTCCCTGGAGAAGGACGGCGCGCAAAAGGCCCGTCAGGCCTATGAGGAGGCCCTGCGGACCGACCCCGCCCTGGAGGACGCCATGGAATCCCTGGGGCTCCTTCTGGCCAACCAGGGAGATACGGCCCAGGCCAAGTCCTGGCTGCTCAAGGCCGGAAGCCGGGGGGGCATCAGCCCGGAGGCGTTGGTGCGCCTGGGGGACATCTATCTGGCCGAGGGAAATTGCCGCGAGGCCATGACGCTCTATGAAAAGGCCGCCGCGCCCGAGGCCGGATACGCCCCGGCGGCCAGGCGGATTGAAGCCTTGCGCGGGCTGTGCGGCGGCAAGGCCGCAAATGGTGGCGCGGCCGGCAAATCCGCGAACAAGTGGAACGCCGGCACGGCCGGGACCACCACCGGCAACGGCACGGGGTCCGCCTCCGGAGGAACAGGGGCCATTCCCGCCCCGGCCGGGCCCAAACCCGGCCCCAAGGCCATCGACTTAAACGACATTTGAGCCTCCGGGAGCGGGCTATCCCGGACCCCGGCCAGCGGAGGACGTTCTTTGGGATTTGCCGCCCCGGTCCCGGGACGGCCCGGTGTCCCGGGGCTCCCAAAGCCCGGTTTCGTGGCCCCTGGGCGGGTCATGGCCGGCCCCTGGGACCGGAGGACTTCCCCCTTGCCGGCCGGGCCGAGTTTGCGTAGGTAGCAGGCCGGGCGAAACCGGCTGTGGGACGTTTTGCCCGGTGCGCCGATCGCCGGCGCGACGATCCGACAAGGAGAGATGAGATGGTGAAAAAAACCCTGATTTTGACCGCCCTTTTCCTGCTTGTTTTGGGCAACGCCGCCTCGGCCGTGGCCCAGGGCGGCCCGAGCTTCGCCCAGGCCTGGAGCGGCCAGTCCGACAAGGAAAAGGAGAGCTTTATCCGGGGGGTGGTGTCCGGAGTGCGCATCCTGTGCATGGACATCACCGTGGGCCTTGGCAAGGCCGGCGACCCCGAGAACGTCAACAAGCAGTTCAGGGAATGTTTCAATGCCTACGTGGTCGATAATCCGGCCAAGATGATCGCCACCATGAACGAACTCTACGCCGACAAGAAAAACGCCTTCATCCCCTTCGACGGCATCTACAAGATCGCCGGGCTCAAGATGAACGGGCAAAACGTGGACAAGCTCCTGGAACAGTCCCGGCAGTATGCGGAAGGCCTGAAAAAGAAGCTGGAAAAAGAAGTCAAAAAGTAGTTCGCCGGGAGTTCCCGGGTTTCCCGGCACACGATCCGGGCACGCCGGGTGCCGCGCCCGGCTCGGGCCGCACGGCGGGCGTCATCCCGGGGCGCTTGAGCCCGCGTCGGGAGTAAAAAAGGGCTGCGGCGACGTCCTTGGTTCAAACCCCGGGAACACCCGGGACACGGCCTCGGCGGGCAGTCCCAGATGCGCTGTGATCACCGCCGCCAGGGGCTCCCGAAAATCCATGGTCACCGGCAGGGGACGCTCCCGGTACAGCCGGCGTCCCGCCAGGCTCGGCGTCTGGCCGTGGACCCGCCCCCCGGCCACCGCCCCCCCCAAAAGCCAGGCCAGTCCGCCGTGGCCATTGTCCGTGCCGCCCACGGCGTTCTCCAAAAGCCCGCGTCCGAATTCGCTGACCACCACAATCACCGTGTCCGCAAAAGCCGGTCCCAGGCCGTTCGCCAGGGCGCAAAGCCCTGTGGCGGCGTGGGACAGGGCCTCGGACAGTCGCCCCGTGGCCGCGCCCTGGGCCACGTGGGTATCGAACCCGCCAAAGGGCAAAAAGCCCAAGGAGGCCCCGGGGAGGCGACGAAATTCCTCGACCAGTCGCGCGGCCAGATCCGGAAACCGGGAGACCGGGGGATCGCCGTTTCTGGAGGCGACCATTTCCCGCTCATATTCGGCCAGCCGGCCGCGCCGCCAGGAAACCGCCTCCCGATAGGACCGGGAAAGCCCGGCGGGAACCCCTTTGGCCGCATACAGCGGGGCCAGGGTCTTCTCCAGGGCCGCAATTTCCGGCAGGGAGGCCTCGCCCGGGGGATAGGCGAAACGACCTGGGGGCAGGACGGACACCGGGGCCTTGCCGGCCAGGATCAAGGGGCTTTTGGGGGCCAGGGCCACGGCCCGCACGGTCCGGTCCGGCTTTTTGCCTTTGTCCGGGGCCTGCTGGCGGCCAATTTCCAAGGCCAGCCGGTTCAGCCAGCCGTCGGCCGCATTCGGCCTGTCCGGCAGCCCGGTCTCGGCCACCCGCCTGGCGGCGTCATGGTTCCGGATCACGGCGGCCGTGCCCAGCCCCTGGACAAAGGCCAGGCGCGCGTCCCGATACCACGGCACAAGCGGCGCCAGGGCCGGGTGCAGGAAAAACCCCTCGGCCAGGGGCAGGACCCCGCCGGGCTGTTCCGGCCCGGGCA
Proteins encoded:
- a CDS encoding tetratricopeptide repeat protein, producing MPAKTARAVIIVSAFAALSLFTSGCSPRTATQAAPPPPQEAFEAGKQALEQGRFDQAAKDFANAATDPGRADARYLLGLSLEKDGAQKARQAYEEALRTDPALEDAMESLGLLLANQGDTAQAKSWLLKAGSRGGISPEALVRLGDIYLAEGNCREAMTLYEKAAAPEAGYAPAARRIEALRGLCGGKAANGGAAGKSANKWNAGTAGTTTGNGTGSASGGTGAIPAPAGPKPGPKAIDLNDI
- a CDS encoding AbrB/MazE/SpoVT family DNA-binding domain-containing protein; translation: MRATVTRIGNSTGLILPKEVAARLKVKKGDSVYLTETAQGYFVTPYDPEFEAQMESARKGMARYRNALRELAK
- a CDS encoding HAD family hydrolase; this encodes MFTASIPGFGTLSLAHLVLDYNGTLAGDGALVPGVAERLSALAGIMTVHVVTADTFGTVAGALSGLPASVTVLSPGPEDAAKLAFVRSLGAAATACVGNGKNDRLMLREAALGLAVIGAEGACLDAVLAADAVFIDIRDALDVFSKPGRLVATLRT
- a CDS encoding nitroreductase family protein produces the protein MDTLEAIHTRRSIRKYEPTPLSREEIETVLRAAMAAPSAGNAQPWRFLVVTDRALLDAISDIHPYVGMVKTAPAGILVLGDTLLEKFPGYWVLDCAAAIQNMLLAARAIGLGTVWTGVYPKPDRVEGFSRLFSLPGHVIPHSFVVVGHPAQEAGPVDRFNPSRIDENIFVGK
- a CDS encoding flavin reductase family protein → MDTVRVDPNVLPVMPVCLVGSMMDGKPNFMTAAWLTRLSYTPPMVGVAVNQRHATREAILEAGRYSLCIPGRGMVEATDYCGLVSGRNTDKAKLFDVFYGDPAGPPMIRECPLCLEVAVTQAVEVVANTFFIGEITAAHAHADVLTDGRPDMAKIDPLLLTMPDNRYFALGQVVGTAWKDGKKLKGENA
- a CDS encoding winged helix-turn-helix transcriptional regulator — protein: MTGGQSRSEGACTLKTLGGREYYCTIELCLQVIGGKWKPIILWRLHVEGVRRFGELKKAMPNITQKMLTQQLRELEADGMVSRRVHPEVPPRVEYALTGLGESVIPILERMCAWGREFERRFSPDGCVVGF
- a CDS encoding ABC transporter ATP-binding protein, with the translated sequence MTRTGRGISPGEGENGRTLVCVRGLTKDFRTGHVTVPALRGVNLDVMAGEVALFMGPSGSGKTTLLSIMGCILSPTSGSLRIKGREAAGLSEKELGVLRLDHFGFIFQNYNLFRTLTAAENVQVALDLKGVRGDEAHARVRAALAAVGLSDKAGMLPEDLSGGQKQRVAIARALAGEPEIILADEPTAALDSQNGRMIIGLLRQLALERGRAVVIVTHDPRILEFADRIVHIEDGVITQGGVAA
- a CDS encoding flavin reductase family protein produces the protein MKISLGAETLAAPTPAWLVGTYDAAGKPNIMTIAWGGLCCSKPPCLAVSLRAATYSHAGIMARRAFTVSIPRASQVAALDHAGMVSGKNEDKFATLGLTPVKSDLVDAPYVAECPLTIECAVTHVLELGLHTQFVGEIKDVKADPAILDEKGRIDATKAQFFAFIPGARRYVALGQDIGAAFSIGKTAVKE
- a CDS encoding DUF1501 domain-containing protein — protein: MNRRRFLAALALCAASAAFPGAALGVKRAARPIRSAQGAPSGPLVPRKRLVVVFLRGGVDAVSVLPPCDDAFYRLARPTTALPGPEQPGGVLPLAEGFFLHPALAPLVPWYRDARLAFVQGLGTAAVIRNHDAARRVAETGLPDRPNAADGWLNRLALEIGRQQAPDKGKKPDRTVRAVALAPKSPLILAGKAPVSVLPPGRFAYPPGEASLPEIAALEKTLAPLYAAKGVPAGLSRSYREAVSWRRGRLAEYEREMVASRNGDPPVSRFPDLAARLVEEFRRLPGASLGFLPFGGFDTHVAQGAATGRLSEALSHAATGLCALANGLGPAFADTVIVVVSEFGRGLLENAVGGTDNGHGGLAWLLGGAVAGGRVHGQTPSLAGRRLYRERPLPVTMDFREPLAAVITAHLGLPAEAVSRVFPGFEPRTSPQPFFTPDAGSSAPG
- a CDS encoding HlyD family secretion protein encodes the protein MSIRYLRYVAAVIAAWALAGAALAGVETSVPAGAGTVASGKTADGESGPSPTAQGKNSGMVWVAAPGRVEPVSEEMRLGFDIAGKITDVLVEEGDAVRRDQVLAKLWDADLRAAVAAAEAALAAREAELEKILAGARSMERKEAQAALAEATTVMRQAKIEHERRERLLAGEVLAPEEADRAEREYLVSRQRVEAARQRFHLVDDPSRSEDIKRAWAQADEARASLDRAKAYAAKAEIRSPIDGVVLRKHRRAGEMVSVSFDTPVVTVGDISRIRARADVDEKDIAKVREGQRAYLVADAYGERKFWGTVFRVAKILGRKNVRTDDPAEKNDTRILEALIDLDEPGLPVGLRMDVFVIVEGGPDGKNGTLSDGRQAP
- a CDS encoding flavodoxin family protein; protein product: MKVLAVNGSARKNGNTAILINTLLAELEAEGIGTEQVQLAGKDLHGCLACYTCFETKDRRCIQKKDLVNELIEKMLDADGIVLGSPTYFANVTTNMKSLIDRAGMTSIANGRMFARKVGAAVVAARRGGAIHTFDSLNHFFFINEMIVPGSIYWNMGFGREIGEVNSDEEGLRTMSALGKHMAWLLKKIHA
- a CDS encoding type II toxin-antitoxin system death-on-curing family toxin; translated protein: MGWRWLSAMAVAAAHDEQIAEHGGGTGMRDDGLLDSALARPRHLLGYGDPDAFDLAAAYAFGLVRNHPFVDGNKRTGFLAAYVFLDLNGWELAAPEADTAAAVLALAGGGMDEAAFAAWLREHAREKEGGGH
- a CDS encoding sensor domain-containing diguanylate cyclase, whose translation is MTKFALTWRYVSVLVLIACLSGGSYLLLGGIVAVEKQREAVIELNARQRTLSQRIVVLGLIVDRAPGPEVRAEALLEMRRGIEKLAQVQERLSAVRKAGLAHVDRELREEVDHRVGDFLMLAKRVVEEAEAGLPISYELVHRLFDAGGLAFLARLDAVSEAYQGASRRAMLLLDRLQLASMAGTMFLLAFIGFVLFRPLVKRIVADRLELTAANEELERLATADALTGLCNRRKFDEVINREMELSKRYADPVSLLMFDIDHFKAINDSLGHGVGDRALVELSSLALHHVRSVDYVFRFGGEEFLILAPRTGLHDAFGMAEKLRCMVESHLFPDGVRMTISLGVAEHRRGESLEDWLTRVDKAMYAAKRGGRNRVMAG